ACGAACCCGGGCTCGGGAGGCACGACAAGCCGACGAAGCCGACGCAGAAGACCGTCATCCCCAGCCACAGGGGCGCGTCCATCAAGCCGACGATCATGAGCCCGCGGGCCTGCGCTCAGACCGCCGTCAGCTGACGAACGAGATCGAAAGGGGGTAGGTGTACCACTCCCCCTTGTTCGCCTTCACGGCGGCGATGATCGAGAAGACGATGTTCACCACGTACACGGCGAGCAGGATGAGCAGCCCGATGCCGATGATGGAGAGCACCGTGCCGACGAGGGACGCGATCAGCATCGTGAGCTGGAAGTTCAGCGCGGCGGCCGTGTGCGCCCGCACGAACGGGCCGCGGTCCTTCAGCACGAGGTAGCCGATCAGCGACGGCAGGAAGTAGAAGATGCCGCCGACGTGGACCAGGGTCGCCCACGTCTTCTCGTCGGACGGATTCATCTGCTGCGGGCCGGGCTGGGCCGCGGGTTGCGGGTACGGCGGAGTGGTCATGCCACCAGCGTAGGGGGCGCGTGTCCGGCACACCGAGGGGGTTATCCCGAGATCCGCCGAATCCTCGGCATCCGGCGGCATCGTTCGATACGGTCGAAGGACATCGGCAATACACAGGAAGTGGGTTCGTAACGTGGAGATTTTTGCCGCTGGGGGCGCACTGGTGATCGTCGGCATCGCCGTCGTCGCCGCGACCGTCCTCCTGATTTTCCTGCTGATCATGGTGCGCGCGTGGTACAAGGTCGCCAAGGCCGACCAGGCGCTCGTGGTGGTCGGCAAGAGCCAGAAGAACGCCAGCGGCGAGTCGTCGCGCATCTCGGTGATCACCGGCGGCGGCGCCCTCGTCAACCCGCTCACACAGCGCGCCGAGATGATCTCGCTGCGCGCCCGCCAGATCAAGATGGAGCCGACGGCGCAGGCCTCCAACGGAGTGACCGTCAACGTCTCGGGCGTCGCGCTGGTCAAGATCGGCTCCGACCCCGAGTTCGTCCGCCGCGCGGCGGAGCGCTTCCTCTCGCAGGACGGCGCGATCGAGCAGTTCACGACCGAGCAGCTCGAAGGTGCCCTGCGCGGCGTCGTCGCGACCCTGACCGTCGAGCAGCTGATGAAGGATCGGCAGAAGCTGTCCGACCAGATCGCCGAGGGCATCAAGAGCGACCTGCTCGCCCAGGGACTCATCCTCGACTCGTTCCAGATCCAGGGCGTCACCGACAAGAAC
The DNA window shown above is from Microbacterium laevaniformans and carries:
- a CDS encoding DUF4870 domain-containing protein, whose protein sequence is MTTPPYPQPAAQPGPQQMNPSDEKTWATLVHVGGIFYFLPSLIGYLVLKDRGPFVRAHTAAALNFQLTMLIASLVGTVLSIIGIGLLILLAVYVVNIVFSIIAAVKANKGEWYTYPLSISFVS